The Candidatus Poribacteria bacterium region CGAGGTGTTCACTTTATCCACAAGGCAGTGGAAAGCGGGAACCAACGGGGCTGGGTGGACGCAAGCTATACACCACCGGCATAAAGTGAAATGCAATACCTATCATCCTTTGGGGTTGGCAGATCTCTGACCAGCCCCTTGCTTTTTACAACCTAATACTAAGGAGGAATAAGATGGCAAGACCTGTAACACTATTTACGGGACAGTGGGCAGATTTAACACTCGAAGAGCTAGCACAAAAAGCCAGTGATTGGGGATATGATGGATTGGAATTGGCATGTTGGGGAGATCACTTTGAAGTCGATAAAGCCCTCGAAGATGATGGCTATTGCCAAGGACGACATGACCTCTTAGCAAAATACGGACTAAAGGTCTGGTCGATTAGTAACCACCTTGTCGGGCAGGCGGTTTGCGATAATATTGATAGCCGCCACGAAGCTATCCTGGCGCCCGATATCTGGGGCGATGGCGATCCCGAAGGGGTTCGTGGACGTGCTGCCGAAGAGATGAAAAAGACTGCACGCGCCGCAGCAAAACTCGGCGTGAGTGTCGTCAATGGATTTACGGGCAGCAGCATTTGGCATCTGCTCTATTCTTTTCCGCCTAACGATCCTGCCCAAATTGATGCCGGCTTTGAGGACTTCGCCAACCGCTGGAATCCGATCTTCGATGTTTTTGACGAGGTCGGGATTAAGTTCGGGCTTGAAGTCCATCCGACCGAGATTGCCTTCGATATCGTGAGTTCAGAACGCGCCATTGAAGCGGTCAATGGACGTGAAACGTTCGGGTTCAACTACGATCCAAGCCATCTTGGTTATCAAGGCGTTGATTACGTCGCATTTATCGAGCGGTTCAGCAACCGCATCTACCACGCTCACATGAAGGATGTGTGGTGGTCGCCAACGCCGCGCCTCTCCGGTGTCTTTGGTGGACACCTGGATTTCGGCGATGCTCGACGGTATTGGGATTTTCGGTCAATCGGTCGCGGCAATATTGAGTTTGAAGAAATCATCCGTGCACTCAATAACATTGAATATGATGGACCCCTCTCTATTGAATGGGAGGACAGCGGCATGGACCGGGAGCACGGGGCACGCGAAGCCTGTGCCAAAGTCAAAGGCTACGACTTTGAGCCATCCGCCCGTGCGTTTGATTCTGCGTTTGAAGAGTAGTCCTGCATCGTAACAACTCTCGGAAACAGACTTTCCATTTTGGAGGAAGAATGGCAGTATTGGATTCCTTCTATTCTTCCCTCCCCTTACGTCAATCACAATTGGTAGGCAAAAAACAATGACAAGTCAGAATCAGGAAAGCCTCTTGCTGGAACAGCGCAGCAGGTGCGAGGATCAGGAGCGCGTTCAAACCGTCCGCTGGAATCGACAACAGACGGCAATCATTATCTGTGACATGTGGGATGACCATACGTGCAAAGCCGCTGCCCAACGTGTTGCGGAGATGGTGCCCACCATGAATCGAATGGTATCTGCAGCACGGGAGACCGGTGTGTTCATCATCCATGCGCCGAGCGGCACGATGCCGTTTTATGATGACACGCCGCAACGTCAGCGAGCCATAGAGGCACCGCTTACCGAATCACCGGTTGAAATCAAGTGGAACTATTGGGATCCTGAACGTGAAGGAGAGCCGCTGCCTTTCATACGGAACGGTGGGTGCGGTTGCATCCAGCCGTGTCCCGGTTGGGTTGCGGATGACAAAGGGACTCGACAGTGGAAGGGTGGAAAAGTACCTTGGACCCGGCAAATCGAGACGATTGAGATTGCCTCCGAAGATGTAATCAGCGACGACGGTCAAGAGG contains the following coding sequences:
- a CDS encoding sugar phosphate isomerase/epimerase, which codes for MARPVTLFTGQWADLTLEELAQKASDWGYDGLELACWGDHFEVDKALEDDGYCQGRHDLLAKYGLKVWSISNHLVGQAVCDNIDSRHEAILAPDIWGDGDPEGVRGRAAEEMKKTARAAAKLGVSVVNGFTGSSIWHLLYSFPPNDPAQIDAGFEDFANRWNPIFDVFDEVGIKFGLEVHPTEIAFDIVSSERAIEAVNGRETFGFNYDPSHLGYQGVDYVAFIERFSNRIYHAHMKDVWWSPTPRLSGVFGGHLDFGDARRYWDFRSIGRGNIEFEEIIRALNNIEYDGPLSIEWEDSGMDREHGAREACAKVKGYDFEPSARAFDSAFEE